The genomic region TGGAGCCGCCGCACGAGGCCGACCCCGATCCGGCCGGCCTGTGGCGCGACTGGCGCGAGTTCTCGGCGCGGCGGCTGTCCGCCTTCCTGCTGGAGGGCGCCGCCATCATCCGCGCCGCGTGCCCGGGCGTGCGGGTGAGCTTCAACTACACCCACTTCGAGGGGCTGCAGGCCAAGGGGCAGGACTGGTGGCTGCTGCCGCGGCTGGACTACACGTCGTCGAGCCTGTACCACGGATCCGGCGCGCAGACGGCGGCGATCTCCGGCGCCCACCTGGCGCTGCTGAAGGCGCTGGCCCCGGAGCAGGAGTTGTGGATCACCGAGTTCCAGGGCGGGCCGTTCCCGTATGCCGGCGCCGGGCGCGACGCCGGTGCCTCGATTCTGTGGCGCGGCATCCAGATCGAGGCGGAGGTGAACCAGGTGGCCAGCCACGGCGCCGACGCCCTGTTCTTCTACCGCTGGGAGCCGCTGCTGAGCGGACCGGAGCCGTGGATCAACCACATGGTGGACGCCGACGACTACGACACCGAGCGGCGGCTGGCGACGAAGCGGGTGATTGCGGAGTTGCGCGCCGACGCGGAGTTGCTGGCCGGCGCGCGCACGGTACCGGCGCGGGTGGCGATCTACCTGAGCCGTGAGACGGTGTGGCAGGCCAACGCCCGCGGAGCGGCGCTGGCGGACACGGTGTTCGGCCTTTACGCGCTGTTCCTGGACCTGGGCTACGAGGTGACCTTCGTGACCGGAGGCAGCTTTCCGTCGGCGGGTGAGGGTGTGGAGGTGCTCGCCGTTCCGTTTCCCCTGGGGCTGTCGGCGGACGAGCTGGAGGGCATGACCGCCTACGTGGCCGGCGGCGGGCGCGTGGTTGCCGAGTTGCCGATGACCGGCCTCGACGATTGCCGGCGGGCGGCTGCGGCCTTCGGCATGGAGTGCCGGGAGTGGATCCGCCCCGACCACTGGATGGCCGGCTGGAGCCTGAACGCCGCGCACGGCGGATTCGGCGGCTTCGCCTTCTTCGACCGCGTGCTCGCGGGCCGGTTCGCGGGCACGGAATTGGCGCGCTACCGCGACGTGGACGCGCCCGGCCTGGTCGCCGCCGGGCCGGAGGGCCGCATCCTGCTGGCCACCTTCGCGCTGGGCCGCTCCTACCTGTGGTCCCTGCACCGCGGCCTGCGCCGCCTGCTGGCCGGTTGGCTGCCGGCCTCCCTGCCGCCCGACATCGAGCTGGCCGGCGACGTGCCGGACGAGTACCGTTCGCTGGTCGAGGCGCGGGTGCTGGAAGGCGCGGCCGGCAGCCTGCTGTTCGTGATCAACCGCTCAGGCTACCCCTGGACGGTAACCGCGGCTGCCCGCGGCTACCGCCCCGAGCAGGTCCGCCTGCCCGCCTACGGCGCCCGGCGCATTCCCCTGCACCGCCCAAAGTGATTGAGTTTGTTGGCAGTTGGTTCAGTTCACTCGGTCCGCCGCGCACATGGAGCAGGATCCTGCCTAGTCAGGGAGTTGCCGACGGTCGGGTAGGTGAGGTACTCTGAAACCGCGCGAGGACCAAGGGTGAAGGTATTCATCAGTCACGCACATTCCGATGAGCATTTGGCTCAGAAGGTTGCCGCGATACTGCAGGAAGCTGGCCTGGAGGTTTGGGATGCCATGCGCGAGATCCTGCCTGGCGATAATTGGGCACAGGAAGTGAGTAACGCGTTGCAGGAGTCCGAGGCCATGGTCATACTCCTGACACCGGATGCGGTCCGATCCGAGTGGGTGCGTCGGGAAATGCGCTGGAATATAGAATATGCGCTTGGCGAAGTGCGTTTTCGCAGCCGTCTTATACCGGTCGTTGCGGGGGATCCGGACATCCTGAATACCGAGGGCGTTCCCTGGATTCTTCGCCATCAGAAGATGGTCGATCTGACTCAACACGAGAACGAAGAAGAGGGAATCAGGGAAGTCGCCCGGACTCTTCTGCAAGTCGCCTGACAGGCACGAGCTGCTTTCAAACCCAATCAAGCATTGCCGCACGAGATATTTCTTTCCCACTCGGATCGAGACCGGGCATTTGTCGTGCGGCTGGCGGAGACCCTACGGCGTCACGGACTCCCAGTATGGTATAGCCGCACCGACATCGTTGGAGCGCAGCAGTGGCATGATGAGATCGGGTCAGCGTTGCGCCGGTGCGACTGGTTCGTGCTTGTGCTGTCGCCAGGTGCGGTCGATTCGGCCTGGGTCAAGCGGGAACTTATCTTCGCTCTGCAGCAGAGCCGTCTCGGCGACAGAATCGTGCCCCTGATGTTTGTGTCCTGCAACTATGGGGCTCTCTCTTGGACGTTGTCAGGTTTTCAGATGATCGACTTTACGCAGGATTTCCAACAAGGTGCCCGCGATCTTCTGCGAGTATGGGGAGTGGGTTACCGTCCCGAGTGAAGTCGCCTGTGAATCAGCAACGCCGCCCCGGCTGACCGCCGGGACGGCGCCTGTGCGGAGCCGGATTAGAAGCCGGCCAGGATGTCGTTGGCCTGCTTGACGGTGGCGTCGACCGCCTCTTCGACCGTTATGTCGCCTCGCACCGCGTTCTCGACCTCGGTGTCCATCACGTTGTAGGCGATCCGGAACGCGTCCGCCTGGCGTGGTACCAGCGGCGTGAGCGCCTTCTCGCCGAGCATCACGTCCATGATCATGTCCACGTCCACGTAGCTCCACAGGTCGCGGAAGGTGGACGAGTTGATCACCTTGATGTTGGGCGGCAGCCGGAACGGCAGGCCCAGGTCGAAGCGCACCTGCCACGACTCCTCATCCACCATCGAGGTGACGAAGTCCCACGCCAGCAGCTTGTCGGGCACGCCGACCGAGATTCCGAGACTGTTGCCGTCCGCCCACGCGGCGAAGCCATTGGGTCCGGCCGGGAACGGCACGATGTCCCACTCCCACGGCTCTTCCCAGCGGATGTGGCGCAGCATGATGGTGGCCGCGCTCTGCCGTCCGATCGCCACCTTGCCGGAGTTGAAGGAGATGCCGATCTCGCTCGCCTGCATCTCCGGCGGCGGCGCCACCTCGTGCACGCGCACCAGGTCGACCAGCAACTGCAGCGCATCGTGCACCTGGGGGGTGTCGAAGGTGATCTCGGTGAAGTCCTCGTTGAACAGCCGCCCGCCGTGGGCCCACACGGCGGTCATGATCGGCACCGGGTTGTCGCCCATGTTCACCATGCCGTACTGGTCGGGGACGCCGTCGCCATCCTCGTCGACGGTGAGCGCCTTGGCCGCTTCGATGGCGTTGGACCAGGTCCAGGCGCCGCGGTTGTACATCTCGATCGGCGTCTCCAGCCCCGCCTCCTCGAACATGGTCTTGTTGTAGACCAGGATGTGGGCGGTGGCGTTGTAGGGGATGCCGGTGAGCTGGCCATCGAAGATGAACTGCTTGTGCTGCGGGTAGTCCTCGATGTTGAAGTCGACGTCGCCCTGCACCAGCTCGTTCAGGGAGATGATGCGCTCGTTGGCCCACAGGTTGGCGAACGGCGTCGGCCAGCCGAAGATGATGTCCGGCGCCTGCCCGCCGGCCACCATGGTGTCCAGCTTCTCCTTCCACTGCGGGAACGGCGCGATCAGCGGTTCGATGGTGTCACCGGGGTTGCGCTCCTCCCAGCGCGCGATCAACGCCTCGTCCTGGGTGATGTCGTCGGGGCCGCCGAAGCGCAGGTAGGTCATCTCGATCGGTCCGCGCTCCTCCTCGGCGGCGGCGCCCTCCGCGTCGGCGGCGGCGAACACGCTGCCCGCGACCATGGCGGACAGCAACACGGCGATGATCGGTACGATGCGTAGTCGATTCATCTGATCCTCCTTTGGGAATCTGGGGATGACTCAGTATTGGCGCGCCTCGAACCCGCGTCAACAGCGTCTGGCGGCCGTGGCGCTCGCGCGGCCGCCGGATCGGCGGTGCGGAGGTGGATAACGGCGCCGTGCGGCGCCGGGTAGCGCAATCGGCGCCGTGGGTATACAGTGGCAGGGTAATGAAGTACGAGAGGGAGCAACTCGCAGGCGGATTGTCGGTGCCGTGCGCCCGGCTGCGCCTGGCCGCTAACGGAAGTCCGTCGCCCGCAGGCCGAATGGCCGAGGAGATATTCCGGCTCGTGGACACCGAGGGCGCGCTGCTCATTCGGGACACCGGCCTCGGCACGCCGCACGAGTTCGCCGCGTTCCTGCAGGCGGTCGACTTCCGCCCGCACTCCTACGTCGGCGGCACCACGCCGCGCACCGAATACGCCGCCGGCGTGTACTCCGCCACCGACCTGCCTCCGCAGCGTGGCATCCTGCTGCACCAGGAGATGGCGTACCTCGACGACGTGCCGGACTACGTCGCGTTCTTCTGCCAGGAACCCGCCGAGCACGGCCAGAAGACCAACCTGATCGGCGACATGCGGGCGTTCACGGAGCAGTTGCCCGAGCACTTCGAGCGGCGGTTCCGTGGCAAGCGCGCCTGCCTGCGCCGCCGGTTGCCGCCGGAGGGAGAGAGTAACGGGGCCTACAAGGACAGGAAGAGCTGGCAGGAGTCGCTGGGCACCGGCGACCGCCGGGAAGCGCAGACGATTGCGCGGCGGCGCGGCTGGGACCTGGCCTGGACCGACGACGACTACCTGGAGATTACCCAGGAGCCGGCGCGCTTCTTCCGCCCGCACCCGGTTCACGGTGAGCTGTGGTGCACGCAGGCCATGGGCTTTCAGCCGGAGTCGTGGCGCCTGATGGCGGAACGGGATGGCAGAACCGCGGAAGCCGAGCGATTGACGGAAGCAATGGCCACCGCTCCGGAGAGCCTCAACCGCATGATCATGGAAGACGGCACCACCATCTCCGTCGAGGAGTGCCGGACGTGGTTCAAGATGGTGTGCGACCTGGAAAAACCGTACGCGCTCGGGCGCGGCGAGGTGATCATCCTCGACAACATGCTCACCGCGCATGGGCGGTCCACGTTCACCGGCACCCGGCGGATGTTCGCCGCGCTCGGCGACCGGGCGGGCTAGCAGCCCGTGACGAAACACCGGCCGCTTGAGTGCGGCGATGCATCCCGTCCGGCCGCGTTGCGCCTCGCTCACGTGTGGCGGACATGCTCACACGTCGCGCGTTGCCGGCGGGGCGCCTCGCCACTGTCGGTGCGACGCCGGGTTCACCACGGGCTGCCGCGCACCCGGCGACCGAGACCTGACGGCCGGCTTTCGACCCGCCTCCCATGAACGAGCCCCGCACGGCCGGCCGGCCCAACATCCTGTGGGTGTCGGTGGAGGACATCAATCCGCTGCTCGGCTGCTATGGCGACCGCTACGCCCGGACCCCCCACCTCGACGCGCTCGCCGCCGAAAGCATCCGCTACACCAACGCGCACTCCATGGCGCCGGTGTGCTCGGTGTCGCGCGCCGCCATCATCACCGGGGTGGCGTCGTTCGCGCTCGGCACCCACCACCATCGCTCGCGCGTCGCCGCACCCGAGCACCTGCGCCTGCTGCCGGCGTACCTGCGCGACGCCGGCTACTTCACCTCCAACTGCGTCAAGACCGACTACAACCTGGCCGGCACCGGGAACCCGCGCACCGAGGCGGAGACCCCGATCATGGCGGAGGCATGGAACGCCTGGAGCGGCGAGGCGCACTGGCGGCAGCGGAACCCCGGCCAGCCGTTCTTCTCGGTGTTCAACTACACCGAGTGCCATTCGTCCGTGACCTGGGACCGGAAACAGGCGATCGAGACGATCCGCGCCGAGCGCCTGACGCTGCTTGAGCCGGACGACTTCCACGATCCCGACGAGGCGCCGCTGCCGCCCTTTCACCCCGACATCCCCGAGTTCCGCACGGCATGGGCGGACTACTACGACGCCATAACCCAGATCGACTACCACGTCGGCCGCCACCTGGCCGAGCTGCAGGAAGACGGCGTGTGGGACGACACCATCGTGGTGTTCTGGGCCGACCACGGCACCGGCATGCTGCGCGCCAAGCACTGGGGATGGGAGCAGGGCGACCACGTGCCGCTGATGGTGCGCTTCCCGCCGCGCTGGCGGCACCTCGCCCCGGCTGCCCCTGGAGCGGTAGTGGATGAGCCGGTCACCACCATGGACCTGGCCGCCTCCACGCTCACCATGATCGGCCTGCCGGTGCCGGACTACATGCACAGCCGCCCCGTCCTGTGCGCGGGCGCCGCCCACCGCCCGTACGTGGTGACCGGCCGCGACCGCCTCGACACCCGCTTCGAGCTGATCCGCTCGCTGCGCGCCCGCCACTACCGCTACCAGCGCAACTTCTTCCCGCACCTGCCCTACTTCCCTTATGAGACCTCGATCTACTGGTCCGGCTACATCCACGCCTGGGACCGCGTTGCGCGCGCCGGCGATCTGGCCGGCCCGCAGCGCCAGATCGCGGCGCAGCGCAAGCCGTTCGAGGAACTTTACGACGGCGCCGCCGACCCCTGGTTCGTGGACGACCTGGTGCCCGCCGGCGAGCACGCCGCGGTGGCCGACGAGATGCGCGGCCAGCTCTACGACTGGATGATCGAGCACCGCGACCTGGGCCTGATCGACGAGCCCGAGCTGCACGAACGCGCCGCCGGCGGCCCGCTGTGGCTGGTCGGCCGGCAGTGCGGCAACTACGAGGAAATCCTGGACACCGCCGACCTGAGCCGGCGCGGGGTAGGGCAGCGGGCCGAGCTGCTGCGCCGGCTGGCGGACCCCGACTCCGCGATCCGGTTCTGGGCGGTCACCGGCCTGGTGATCCTGCGCTGCGCCGACCAGACGGTGGTGGACGCGTTCACGGTCGCACTCGGCGACCCCGCGGTGAGCGTGCGGATCGCCGCCGCCGACGGCCTGTTCCGCCTGCGCCGCTTTGCCGCCGGCCTGCCGGCCCTGATCGCCGCGCTCGACCACCCACTGCCGGTCACCCGCGGCCGCGCCGCCAACGTGCTCGACTCGCAGCCCCCCTCCGCCGCCCCCCACCTGCAGCCGGCCCGGGAGCCGTTGCGCCGCGCCATCGAAGCACTGAGCGGCAGCCTGCACGACGTCCAGTACCGCTTCCCCATGGAACGCGCCGTACACGCCATAGGCGGCTCCACCGCCTACTACCGCTGGCCCGAAGAACCGTAGCATATGCAGCTACTACGCAAGGTCCCTCCGCTGGTAGTCGCGGTCGCTCTGGTGTTGCTGGTTACGGCCTGCTCGAAGGGTCCGGGAGAGAGTCCACCCTCGCTGCCGTCGTGGTCGCCCCCGTCGTGGATGCACGGCTCTTGGACAGCTACCGGCGTCATGGAGAGCGTCACCATGGAGGCCACCGCGCACAACCTGGTGATCGAGATTGATTTCGGCGAAGCGCCGTTCCGGTTCGACCTGAAGCAGAAATCGGCTAGCGGTGCAACCATCCTGCATCACCGCTATATCATGAATGGTCAACGTAACTATTCCGTGTCGATTGCGGAAGGGGAGGCCCGCGACGAATTCGACTGTGCCGAGGTGGACGCTACCACTATGGACTGCTTCTGGACCCACATAACCCGAACGGACGAGACAACCATCGGGCCCTTCCGTTTGACGAGACTCTAGGCGCACCTGTGTCGCCATGGTAACGCAGCCCGTCCTCGAGCGACGGCGTCAGGTCGCGACCGGAGTGGTCGCCTCCCCGGTGGATGCACGGGACCTGGAAGGGTTCCGAGGAGCCGGCGAGCGCCACGCTGGAGGCGTCCGTTCGTGAGCTGGTGTTCACGGTCCTGGAAGTTGGAGCGTCGCTGCGGTTCGGCGTTGCCCGGATGAGCCGGGAGGGAGTGGCGTCCATACAGCGCGACCACGGGTCCTTGTACGGCAACCGGTGGTTCGCGGTCGTGATCACCAGCTACAACGGTGACGTGGACGCGTTCCGCTGCTCCGAGACCGGCCCCGCCACCCTGTATTGCGAGTGGAATCCGCCACACCGGCGAATCATCGGTGTGCCGGTGGTCAGGCAACCTGCAACCACGCAACCACGGGCGGCGGAGGAGGGGGTGCGGCGCAACATGGAGGGGGAGGACCTGCTGCTGTGGGACTCGATGCTGTTGGCGCGGCAAGTGGAGCATCACGAGCGTCGTGCGCATCCGGCAGCATGGGATTATCCCTGGCTACTTTCGCAACAGCGTTGCGGTGGGGCCGCGGCGGCAGGTAGTGTAGGGAAATGACACAGGGAGGCGTCTTCGCACCTTTTTCACTCGCTCCGCTTGATTACCACGCGTCCACGCGTGCGTGCGACCCTCACCGCCGCGGTGCGACAAGACTGCGCCGGAGCCGGCGTGTCGGGCTCCTGAGTGTGTTGGTCGCGCTGCTGGTGAGCGGATGTTTCGGGGCCGTGGAGATAGTTGTGGTCGAAGAAGATCAGCATGGCGACTCGCGGCTGCCGGCCGGCACCTACTACGTGCGCATCGAAGGCTTCCTGTTGACGACGGTCGGACGCTACCGCCTGTTCATCGAATGATGGCCGTGCAGGAGACGACCGCGTACCCGCGCATTCCCTACGGCGAGTCGGACTTCAGGCGCATCCGCCTGAACCGGTGGCTGTACGTCGACAAGACCCGCTTCCTGCGCCGGCTGGAGCGGGAGCGCTACGCCTTCCTGATCCGCCCGCGCCGCTTCGGCAAGTCGCTGTGGGTGTCGCTGCTGGAGAACTACTACGACCGCTGGTGGGGCCACGAGTTCGACGCCGTGTTCGCCGGCACCGACATCGGGCGCAACCCGACCTCGGAGCATCACCGCTACGTGGTGCTGCGCTTCGATTTCTCGGCGGTCAACGACAAGCTCGAGACGCTGGAGCGGGAGTTCGAGACCTACTGCCTCATCGAACTCAGGGGAGCCCTGGAGCGGCATCCCGACCTGTTTCCCGAAGCAGCGCGGCAGCGCATCCTCAGCTCCCCGTCCATCGCCACCAGGCTCAGCGAGTTGTTCCGGTACGCGGGCGACCACGACATCCCGCTGTACGTGCTGATCGACGAGTACGACAACTTCGCCAACACCGTACTGGCACATCACGGCGCGCAGGCGTACGAATCCCTCACCCACGGCGGCGGCTTCTACCGCAACTTCTTCGCCACCCTGAAGGCTGGTACCGCGCGCAGCGGCGGCGGCATCGATCGCCTGTTCATCACCGGGGTGTCGCCGGTCACCATGGACGACGTGACCAGCGGCTTCAACATCGGCAAGAACATCAGCCTGCACCCGGACTTCAACGAGATGGTCGGCTTCACCGAGGCGGAGGTGCGACGCCTGGTCGAGACCTACCGGGACCTGGGCGTGTTCAACCAGGAAGTCGCTACCGCCATGGGCACCATGGGCCAGTGGTACAATGGCTACCGATTCGCGAGGACGGCCGACACCGATCTCTACAACTCGGACATGGTGCTCTACTACTTGGA from Spirochaetaceae bacterium harbors:
- a CDS encoding beta-galactosidase produces the protein MIFGTHYEYPFGGMATRPEWLPRGEEDWRRDLAVIRDTGFDAIRIRIGFDSDIDEVGRLLDLCAELEVGVLFGFATFYVGYAFFEEHPDAKVVDRRGSAYPEGPHHYLWPRACVDHPVYRRRRDELVRESARRFCRHRAIVDWDIHNEPNLGVGDHPCYCVHSVAGYRADLERRFGSIGAVNARFDAAFAGFSEVEPPHEADPDPAGLWRDWREFSARRLSAFLLEGAAIIRAACPGVRVSFNYTHFEGLQAKGQDWWLLPRLDYTSSSLYHGSGAQTAAISGAHLALLKALAPEQELWITEFQGGPFPYAGAGRDAGASILWRGIQIEAEVNQVASHGADALFFYRWEPLLSGPEPWINHMVDADDYDTERRLATKRVIAELRADAELLAGARTVPARVAIYLSRETVWQANARGAALADTVFGLYALFLDLGYEVTFVTGGSFPSAGEGVEVLAVPFPLGLSADELEGMTAYVAGGGRVVAELPMTGLDDCRRAAAAFGMECREWIRPDHWMAGWSLNAAHGGFGGFAFFDRVLAGRFAGTELARYRDVDAPGLVAAGPEGRILLATFALGRSYLWSLHRGLRRLLAGWLPASLPPDIELAGDVPDEYRSLVEARVLEGAAGSLLFVINRSGYPWTVTAAARGYRPEQVRLPAYGARRIPLHRPK
- a CDS encoding toll/interleukin-1 receptor domain-containing protein, with translation MKVFISHAHSDEHLAQKVAAILQEAGLEVWDAMREILPGDNWAQEVSNALQESEAMVILLTPDAVRSEWVRREMRWNIEYALGEVRFRSRLIPVVAGDPDILNTEGVPWILRHQKMVDLTQHENEEEGIREVARTLLQVA
- a CDS encoding extracellular solute-binding protein, whose amino-acid sequence is MNRLRIVPIIAVLLSAMVAGSVFAAADAEGAAAEEERGPIEMTYLRFGGPDDITQDEALIARWEERNPGDTIEPLIAPFPQWKEKLDTMVAGGQAPDIIFGWPTPFANLWANERIISLNELVQGDVDFNIEDYPQHKQFIFDGQLTGIPYNATAHILVYNKTMFEEAGLETPIEMYNRGAWTWSNAIEAAKALTVDEDGDGVPDQYGMVNMGDNPVPIMTAVWAHGGRLFNEDFTEITFDTPQVHDALQLLVDLVRVHEVAPPPEMQASEIGISFNSGKVAIGRQSAATIMLRHIRWEEPWEWDIVPFPAGPNGFAAWADGNSLGISVGVPDKLLAWDFVTSMVDEESWQVRFDLGLPFRLPPNIKVINSSTFRDLWSYVDVDMIMDVMLGEKALTPLVPRQADAFRIAYNVMDTEVENAVRGDITVEEAVDATVKQANDILAGF
- a CDS encoding TauD/TfdA family dioxygenase, with amino-acid sequence MAEEIFRLVDTEGALLIRDTGLGTPHEFAAFLQAVDFRPHSYVGGTTPRTEYAAGVYSATDLPPQRGILLHQEMAYLDDVPDYVAFFCQEPAEHGQKTNLIGDMRAFTEQLPEHFERRFRGKRACLRRRLPPEGESNGAYKDRKSWQESLGTGDRREAQTIARRRGWDLAWTDDDYLEITQEPARFFRPHPVHGELWCTQAMGFQPESWRLMAERDGRTAEAERLTEAMATAPESLNRMIMEDGTTISVEECRTWFKMVCDLEKPYALGRGEVIILDNMLTAHGRSTFTGTRRMFAALGDRAG
- a CDS encoding sulfatase-like hydrolase/transferase; protein product: MNEPRTAGRPNILWVSVEDINPLLGCYGDRYARTPHLDALAAESIRYTNAHSMAPVCSVSRAAIITGVASFALGTHHHRSRVAAPEHLRLLPAYLRDAGYFTSNCVKTDYNLAGTGNPRTEAETPIMAEAWNAWSGEAHWRQRNPGQPFFSVFNYTECHSSVTWDRKQAIETIRAERLTLLEPDDFHDPDEAPLPPFHPDIPEFRTAWADYYDAITQIDYHVGRHLAELQEDGVWDDTIVVFWADHGTGMLRAKHWGWEQGDHVPLMVRFPPRWRHLAPAAPGAVVDEPVTTMDLAASTLTMIGLPVPDYMHSRPVLCAGAAHRPYVVTGRDRLDTRFELIRSLRARHYRYQRNFFPHLPYFPYETSIYWSGYIHAWDRVARAGDLAGPQRQIAAQRKPFEELYDGAADPWFVDDLVPAGEHAAVADEMRGQLYDWMIEHRDLGLIDEPELHERAAGGPLWLVGRQCGNYEEILDTADLSRRGVGQRAELLRRLADPDSAIRFWAVTGLVILRCADQTVVDAFTVALGDPAVSVRIAAADGLFRLRRFAAGLPALIAALDHPLPVTRGRAANVLDSQPPSAAPHLQPAREPLRRAIEALSGSLHDVQYRFPMERAVHAIGGSTAYYRWPEEP
- a CDS encoding AAA family ATPase, producing MQETTAYPRIPYGESDFRRIRLNRWLYVDKTRFLRRLERERYAFLIRPRRFGKSLWVSLLENYYDRWWGHEFDAVFAGTDIGRNPTSEHHRYVVLRFDFSAVNDKLETLEREFETYCLIELRGALERHPDLFPEAARQRILSSPSIATRLSELFRYAGDHDIPLYVLIDEYDNFANTVLAHHGAQAYESLTHGGGFYRNFFATLKAGTARSGGGIDRLFITGVSPVTMDDVTSGFNIGKNISLHPDFNEMVGFTEAEVRRLVETYRDLGVFNQEVATAMGTMGQWYNGYRFARTADTDLYNSDMVLYYLDNSIPNREVPEYLIDTNVRIDYGKLRHLLVTGRQLNGNFDLLRDVIAEEQVDTRIQPGFPLKDLTKRENFLSLMHYFGLLSIRHVQGVLPRLAIPNQTVKRLMYGYLRDAYRDVGVFAVNLFRFEQLMMRMANAGEWRPVLEFLSEAIARQTGILDYISGEKVIQGFLAAYLSVTDYYVFRSEAELGKGHADICLEPLAARYPHLQRGYLIELKYLNRRRRLQRSECPQRGESADDAGVAAAAGQATAQLKRYLADERLARQFPGVRFTGLAVVFHGWELAYCDAVTSESSE